From the Plectropomus leopardus isolate mb chromosome 20, YSFRI_Pleo_2.0, whole genome shotgun sequence genome, the window TGTCATTTCAAGAGCATctaaaactgtcaaacaatgatgcatttttttttgcaaattttctgtgtttttactgcataaattgaaaatgtgcataaaaacatttggaTGGGTTTGCACTTGATGAGTTGGGAAGCTGCAGAACGAGGTGATTATTAtctgtattatcattattaccaCACGATAAATGAGAGATAAGTAGGACTGCGTTGACCAAAACTGtgattttacctcgctgaacacaggagttgctgttGTGCTGCTGCTTCCATCATTTAGTTtgttaacttaaaaacaaatgaccccaaattagcaagaaattcatttaaaaaaaaaaaagaaaattagccaAACAACGACAataatagcaaaaaaacaaaaacaagaaaatgatttaaaaattctgcaaaataatgGTTTTCTACagatttttcagcttttatttttaattataatttttaccaatttcttgcactttgcaggacatttcttgctaagttgcgtCTTGCATTTTTCTCCACGTTTCCTAAAGAAATGTGCTCAGttagttcaaaggtttaaatacttgtgaaatgtgtctgaatgcagcacaagtgaAGTGATTTTAGTCcagatttcagagggttaaaagcGTAGTTTGTTTTCACTTAAGTCTCACACTAACACTGACTTACTGatgtagaccagcagcttctgagTCCAGTGAGGTAAAATGAGTATTTCTGTCAATGCAGTCTGGCCTTGAAGAGAACACAGATACGTTTCATTTTTGGTTCTCTTCTCCGTTAGAAAGTGCCGTCTGTTTGGGACGTGCTGGAAAAGAGACCTGGATTATATTGCAGAAGTTGTGTGAGGGTTTAAATTGATGTTTATAGTTTGTTTTATAGTTTCGCTGCTTACGACTTCAGTTTAACTTtagttttctatgtttttggattctttgttcaccgtgGAGGTATTTGataaaagttttcttcacaaattcaacataaaacGTGTTAAGTAACTGACATACAAACAGTCAACTCTTAAAGTTAATCCTCACAAAGCTGCCTCTTGTCAACACACTTCATCTGTTTCTTGTCCTCCGCAggtcttttattgtatttccatTCATCAAACCGTCACCGTACGACCATCAGATCTTCCACTGCTTCCTGCCTGAATCAGCTTTCAGCCCGTCATCCTCTCCTGTCTGTCACAGCCTCCCCTGCACCTTTCATCCGCTCTGTCCTTCATCTTTTTGTTCCCATGGTGCCTCAttgctctgtttgtttgctcCCTGCGATGTTCAGGTGGGTCGGACCCTCGGCGAGTCTCGGCAGAGCTCTGCGGAGGTTTGTCTGTGCAGCAGAGATAAGGTTTTAAGGGTCAGGACTAATTTTGAGTCCTAACACAGAGGCTGCGTTTGAGTGAGTGAGAGGTCAAACACGGCAGATACGTCCACTACAACTATAAAGCCACTCctaatataaatatacatttcatTGTCGTCCGTCGTTTATTAAATCCTGCCTTTATAGCATCTATAGAGGacacaaaagaacaaatgatCACACAAAGAAATGGAtttaaacaaatcacaaaacacattatttttttacagggaCAATGCTCATTAAGATAGGAATTTTAATATAATCAAACCCTATTTTtgaccctttttaaaaataattttgataacTTTGAATCATGAACGAAATAGGCAGGGATAAAAATCACTTTACAAGTGAACAGACCATAGTATAgttttatttcttacatttttctgctctgtttgtctgtataaatagcaggaaaaaaatcctaacattgaaatttttaagaataatttttgaatgattttcattattgtcaaaaatgttgatttattgatgcatgtaaattgaaaataagaaaattgaatgaaaaatgacaaatttcaagtcaaaagcctagaatgacacccagaaataatacaagtcatgcttttgtgctttgatggctgtgggatcaaaaatgtcagtttgaatgggtttcaatggcattTTTGACTGAATGTAACtgtttagtttccacagtgtattttagacttattgtaggagctgagctggaaattcagatgattaaacaaaaaaacacaatcccgccaaaatgtatgcatgaacacagaaaaaaatctcaaaaaatgaagaataaaaagcgTGTGAAATGCACCAAACAGGCCCTAAAGGTTAAAGAGTTTATTCAGTG encodes:
- the LOC121960322 gene encoding zinc finger protein JAGGED-like → MSIAAAGSTSFPALHPSSGPRSPSSPPPLAPPPPPPACEEWLHMNYINQQQLNRSFIVFPFIKPSPYDHQIFHCFLPESAFSPSSSPVCHSLPCTFHPLCPSSFCSHGASLLCLFAPCDVQVGRTLGESRQSSAEVCLCSRDKVLRVRTNFES